The following are from one region of the Rhizobium sullae genome:
- a CDS encoding hydroxyacid dehydrogenase: protein MSRLGIALAMHPERTEHVVSDELLQRLEGIGRLLDREPLQNFSDERARRMLPETEILITGWGVPEVGSEVLAAASGLKIVAHAAGTVKGIIGEEIFKAGIAVSHAAEANAIPVAEFTLAAILFAGKRVFRFRDVYAADRSRHRTHPMQRLAIGNYHRTVGIIGASRIGRRVIDLLKPFAYKLVLFDPTISMAEARGLGAEKLDLDTLMKVSDIVSIHAPSLPSTRHMIDADRLALMKDGATLINTARGAIIDEAALLAALATGRIDAIIDVTDPEIPEPSSAFYDLPNVFLTPHIAGAVGLERMRLGEMAVDEIERFLKGEPLLYGVTLADLEKIA, encoded by the coding sequence ATGAGCCGTCTCGGCATCGCGCTTGCCATGCATCCGGAGCGCACCGAACATGTCGTCTCGGATGAGTTGCTTCAACGTCTGGAAGGCATCGGTCGCCTGCTTGACCGCGAGCCACTGCAGAATTTTTCTGACGAGCGCGCCCGGCGCATGCTTCCGGAGACGGAAATCCTCATCACAGGCTGGGGGGTGCCCGAGGTGGGCAGCGAGGTGCTCGCTGCGGCAAGTGGCCTGAAGATCGTCGCTCATGCGGCAGGCACGGTCAAAGGCATAATCGGCGAAGAGATTTTCAAGGCCGGGATCGCAGTCAGCCACGCGGCGGAAGCCAATGCCATTCCGGTTGCGGAGTTTACGCTTGCAGCCATTCTATTTGCCGGCAAACGAGTTTTCCGCTTTCGCGACGTTTACGCAGCGGACCGCAGTCGTCACCGCACCCATCCGATGCAGCGCCTGGCGATTGGCAACTACCACCGTACTGTCGGCATTATCGGTGCATCGCGGATCGGCCGCCGCGTCATCGACCTGCTGAAGCCGTTCGCCTATAAGCTCGTGCTGTTTGACCCGACGATCAGCATGGCCGAAGCGCGAGGGCTTGGAGCCGAGAAGCTCGATCTGGATACGCTCATGAAGGTCTCGGACATCGTTTCGATCCATGCCCCGTCCCTGCCTTCCACGCGGCATATGATCGATGCGGACCGGCTCGCTCTGATGAAGGATGGCGCAACGCTCATCAACACGGCGCGAGGTGCCATCATCGATGAAGCCGCCCTGCTGGCGGCACTTGCAACCGGCCGCATCGATGCGATCATCGATGTCACCGACCCGGAAATCCCCGAGCCGTCGTCGGCCTTTTACGATCTGCCGAATGTGTTCTTGACGCCCCATATTGCAGGCGCCGTCGGATTGGAGCGCATGCGCCTCGGCGAAATGGCGGTGGACGAGATCGAGCGTTTCCTGAAGGGCGAGCCGCTGCTTTACGGCGTCACGCTCGCGGACCTCGAAAAGATCGCCTGA
- a CDS encoding sugar phosphate isomerase/epimerase family protein — MQVEGLSINLATIREQCGFAEAVDICLKHGITRIAPWREQVAKVGLGEAVRIVKSNGLKLTGLCRGGFFPAADEVGWQRNLDDNRRAIDEAAALGADCLVLVVGGLPGSSKDIGAARQMVSNGIAAILPHAEAAGMPLAIEPLHPMYAADRACVNTLAHALDICEQLGENVGVAIDVYHVWWDPDLANQIARAGRMKRIFAHHICDWLVPTKDMLTDRGMMGDGVIDLKGIRQMVEKAGFFGAQEVEIFSAENWWKRPADEVIATCVERYHSCCRA, encoded by the coding sequence ATGCAGGTCGAAGGACTTTCGATCAATCTTGCGACGATCCGCGAACAGTGCGGGTTTGCCGAAGCGGTCGACATCTGCCTGAAGCACGGCATCACCAGGATCGCGCCCTGGCGCGAGCAGGTCGCGAAAGTGGGACTCGGCGAGGCCGTTCGTATCGTCAAGTCGAATGGATTGAAGCTGACCGGCCTTTGCCGCGGCGGCTTCTTTCCGGCAGCCGACGAGGTGGGATGGCAGAGGAACCTGGACGACAACAGGCGCGCAATCGATGAGGCGGCAGCACTCGGCGCCGATTGCCTTGTCCTTGTCGTGGGCGGCCTGCCGGGAAGCTCGAAGGACATTGGCGCAGCGCGCCAGATGGTGTCCAACGGTATCGCGGCGATATTGCCGCATGCAGAAGCCGCCGGCATGCCACTGGCAATTGAACCGCTGCATCCAATGTATGCCGCGGACCGGGCTTGCGTAAACACGCTCGCTCACGCGCTCGATATATGTGAGCAACTGGGCGAGAACGTCGGCGTTGCAATCGACGTCTACCACGTCTGGTGGGATCCGGATCTCGCCAACCAGATCGCACGCGCCGGCCGGATGAAGCGCATCTTCGCGCATCATATCTGCGACTGGCTGGTACCCACCAAGGACATGCTAACCGACCGCGGCATGATGGGCGACGGCGTGATCGATCTCAAAGGTATCAGGCAAATGGTTGAGAAGGCAGGCTTCTTCGGCGCGCAGGAAGTTGAAATCTTTTCGGCAGAGAATTGGTGGAAACGGCCAGCGGACGAGGTCATCGCAACCTGCGTCGAACGGTATCACAGCTGCTGCCGAGCATAG
- a CDS encoding Gfo/Idh/MocA family protein — MEKRRFALIGTGNRGTTMWGKDLLAGWREHVDLVAIVEKNSLRGERARTIIGSNAPIYEDIDAMLAEVKPDLVIVCTPDHTHDAIVVRALEAGIDVITEKPMTTAVDKIRRIIDAEKRTGRRVDVSFNYRYAPTAAKIKELLNSGEIGRVTSADFHWYLNTKHGADYFRRWHAYTENSGSLFVHKATHHFDLLNWYLDSDPEAVTSFADLQNYGRKGPFRGPRCKLCPHTGECDYYLDLEADPFLDTLYEEPSKIDGYFRDGCVFREDIDIPDTMVVSIRYRNNVHVSYSLNTFQPIEGHHLAFNGTKGRIEIRQHEAQPWEVKKEDEILLIRNFPNGKEALERIVVPHFSGGHYGGDDRMRNMIFKPDMQDKLHQRAGTRAGAMSVLCGIAALQSSRTGKVVNLADLMPELTNDGSPNSRRVE, encoded by the coding sequence ATGGAGAAACGCCGTTTTGCACTGATCGGGACGGGAAATCGCGGAACCACCATGTGGGGCAAGGACCTGCTCGCCGGTTGGCGCGAGCATGTCGATCTCGTCGCAATCGTCGAAAAGAATTCCCTGCGTGGTGAGCGCGCCCGCACGATAATCGGCAGCAACGCGCCGATCTACGAGGATATCGATGCGATGCTGGCCGAGGTCAAACCGGACCTCGTCATCGTCTGCACACCAGATCACACGCATGATGCGATCGTCGTGCGGGCGCTGGAGGCCGGGATCGACGTCATCACCGAAAAACCGATGACGACCGCAGTCGACAAGATTCGCCGCATCATCGACGCCGAGAAGCGGACAGGCAGGCGCGTCGACGTGTCCTTCAACTACCGTTATGCGCCGACGGCCGCCAAGATTAAGGAACTGCTCAATTCCGGCGAGATCGGCCGCGTCACTTCGGCCGATTTCCACTGGTACCTAAACACGAAACACGGCGCAGACTACTTCCGCCGCTGGCACGCCTATACCGAGAATTCCGGTAGCCTCTTCGTCCATAAGGCAACACACCATTTCGATCTGCTGAACTGGTACCTCGACAGCGATCCGGAAGCTGTGACATCCTTCGCCGACTTACAGAATTACGGCCGCAAAGGCCCCTTCCGCGGCCCGCGCTGCAAGCTCTGTCCGCACACGGGTGAATGCGACTACTATCTCGATCTGGAGGCCGATCCCTTCCTGGATACGCTCTACGAGGAACCGTCGAAGATTGACGGATATTTTCGCGACGGATGCGTGTTCCGTGAGGATATCGACATTCCAGACACCATGGTCGTCAGCATCCGCTATCGAAACAACGTGCATGTCTCCTATTCGCTGAACACCTTCCAGCCGATTGAAGGCCACCATCTGGCATTCAACGGCACCAAAGGCCGGATCGAAATTCGCCAGCACGAAGCCCAACCTTGGGAGGTAAAGAAAGAGGACGAGATCCTGCTGATCCGGAATTTCCCCAATGGCAAGGAGGCACTTGAGCGCATCGTCGTGCCGCATTTTTCCGGGGGCCACTACGGTGGCGACGACCGGATGCGCAACATGATCTTCAAGCCGGACATGCAGGACAAACTGCATCAGCGCGCCGGAACGCGCGCCGGCGCCATGTCCGTTCTTTGCGGTATTGCAGCGCTGCAGAGTTCCCGCACCGGCAAGGTCGTCAATCTTGCCGATCTGATGCCTGAGCTTACCAATGACGGCTCACCGAATTCCCGCAGAGTCGAATAG
- a CDS encoding ABC transporter substrate-binding protein: MTLRVSRRNFMAGGATLLSLSALGSSAFAQDARLRLLWWGSQPRADRTNKVSELYKAKNPGISITGEFLGWGDYWPRLATQVAGKNAPDVIQMDYRYIVEYAHRGALAPLDSYMPSKLNLADFDKAQIEGGSVDGHLYGVSLGANSAATMLNTIAFEEAGIDLPTKATTWEEFGKMAAELTKAGKRKGLFGMADGSGGEPLFENYLRQRGKALYTADAKVGFGVEEATEWFDMWNKFRENGACVPPDIQALDKNDIETNTLTLGKSAAGFAHSNQFVAYQQMNKDKLTLANHMRVTKDSKGGHYRKPSMFFSVSSQSKVVDQAVDYVNFFVTNPEAALALGVERGIPESAAMREVVAAKLDAVGKVPLEYVSGLGDLAGKLPPPPPAGAGEGELTLRNISEQVGFGQLTAADGGKQLVDELTRILARG, from the coding sequence ATGACACTACGGGTAAGCAGACGTAATTTCATGGCGGGCGGGGCAACGCTTCTTTCGCTTTCGGCACTGGGTTCCAGTGCCTTTGCGCAGGATGCACGCCTGCGCCTGCTCTGGTGGGGATCCCAGCCGCGCGCTGACCGCACCAATAAGGTATCGGAACTCTACAAGGCGAAGAATCCGGGCATTTCGATTACCGGCGAGTTTCTCGGCTGGGGCGATTATTGGCCTCGCCTGGCGACGCAGGTCGCTGGCAAGAATGCCCCCGATGTTATCCAGATGGATTACCGCTACATCGTCGAGTATGCACACCGCGGCGCACTTGCGCCTCTCGATTCCTATATGCCTTCGAAGCTTAATCTCGCTGACTTCGACAAGGCACAGATCGAGGGCGGCAGCGTCGACGGGCATCTTTATGGCGTGAGCCTGGGTGCGAATTCGGCAGCAACCATGCTGAACACGATCGCCTTCGAGGAAGCGGGCATCGATCTTCCGACGAAGGCAACGACCTGGGAGGAGTTCGGCAAGATGGCCGCCGAGCTGACCAAGGCCGGCAAGCGTAAAGGCCTGTTCGGAATGGCCGATGGCAGTGGTGGTGAGCCGCTTTTCGAAAACTACCTTCGCCAACGCGGAAAGGCGCTTTACACGGCCGATGCGAAAGTTGGCTTTGGCGTCGAAGAAGCGACCGAGTGGTTCGATATGTGGAACAAGTTCCGTGAAAACGGCGCATGCGTTCCGCCTGACATTCAGGCTTTGGACAAGAACGACATCGAGACCAATACGCTGACCCTTGGCAAGTCAGCCGCTGGTTTCGCACACTCGAACCAATTCGTGGCATATCAGCAGATGAACAAGGACAAGCTCACTCTGGCAAACCACATGCGAGTGACAAAAGATTCGAAGGGCGGGCATTACCGCAAACCTTCTATGTTCTTCTCCGTTTCATCCCAGTCGAAGGTGGTCGATCAGGCAGTCGATTACGTGAATTTCTTCGTCACAAACCCTGAGGCCGCGCTGGCGCTGGGTGTTGAACGCGGTATTCCGGAATCGGCGGCGATGCGTGAGGTCGTAGCAGCCAAGCTCGATGCTGTTGGGAAAGTGCCGCTGGAATACGTCTCTGGTCTTGGCGATCTCGCCGGCAAGCTGCCGCCACCGCCGCCTGCGGGTGCAGGTGAGGGCGAGCTCACGCTTCGAAACATCTCTGAGCAGGTCGGCTTTGGTCAGCTGACAGCGGCAGATGGAGGCAAGCAGCTCGTGGACGAACTTACGCGTATTCTCGCGCGGGGCTGA
- a CDS encoding carbohydrate ABC transporter permease, which produces MNNAMRTMPAEAATVERYQGVVADSRFKRLWNANAPGYLFLLPWLLGFFGLTLGPALISLYLSFTDFDMLRSPGWVGAANYVRIATADPKFASAMSVTLTYVALSVPFKLAFALMVALALNRGVRGLPIYRAIFYLPSLLGASVAIAVLWRQLFAGDGLVNAALAQFGIQGPSWISHPSYSIYTLVALSVWQFGSPMIIFLAGLRQIPQDMYEAASLDGASKFRQFYKITLPLLTPVIFFNAVVQTIDAFKAFTPAFIISGGTGGPINSTLFYTLYLYQEAFGNFRMGYASALAWILVIIIAIFTAFSFLSSRYWVHYDD; this is translated from the coding sequence ATGAATAATGCGATGCGCACGATGCCTGCAGAGGCAGCGACGGTAGAACGGTATCAGGGTGTGGTGGCCGACAGCCGGTTCAAGCGGCTGTGGAATGCCAATGCTCCCGGTTACCTTTTCCTGCTGCCGTGGCTTCTGGGCTTCTTCGGGCTGACGCTCGGACCTGCCCTGATCTCGCTCTACCTATCCTTCACCGACTTCGACATGCTGAGGTCGCCGGGCTGGGTAGGCGCGGCAAATTACGTGCGCATCGCCACCGCCGATCCGAAATTCGCCTCTGCGATGTCGGTCACCTTGACCTATGTCGCACTGTCGGTGCCCTTCAAGCTTGCTTTTGCGCTGATGGTCGCGCTGGCCTTGAACCGCGGCGTGCGAGGCCTACCGATCTACCGCGCCATCTTCTACCTGCCCTCGTTGCTTGGCGCGAGCGTGGCGATTGCCGTCCTCTGGCGCCAGCTTTTCGCCGGTGACGGCTTGGTCAATGCGGCACTTGCGCAATTTGGCATACAGGGGCCGAGCTGGATTTCGCATCCGAGCTATTCGATCTATACGCTGGTTGCGCTCAGCGTGTGGCAATTCGGCTCACCGATGATCATCTTCCTCGCCGGTTTGCGCCAGATCCCGCAGGATATGTACGAGGCCGCCAGCCTCGACGGCGCCTCGAAGTTCCGGCAGTTCTACAAGATCACGCTGCCGCTTCTGACGCCGGTCATCTTTTTCAACGCCGTCGTGCAGACGATCGACGCCTTCAAGGCTTTCACCCCCGCCTTCATCATTTCCGGCGGCACCGGTGGCCCGATCAATTCGACACTCTTCTACACGCTCTATCTCTATCAGGAAGCCTTCGGCAACTTCCGCATGGGCTATGCCTCGGCGCTTGCCTGGATCCTGGTGATCATCATCGCGATCTTCACCGCCTTCTCATTCCTGTCTTCGCGTTACTGGGTGCACTACGATGACTGA
- a CDS encoding dihydrodipicolinate synthase family protein: protein MQTINLPLDGRIAPYTLAGTPIEIKKRAAKDFPRVVFAAAHVVADPLADNDPWLTPAIDWERTLAFRHRLWDLGLGVAEAMDTAQRGMGLGWPEARELIRRALAEARTRKDALIACGAGTDHLAPGPDVTIDTIIKAYEEQIEAVEAEGGRIILMASRALAAAAKGPDDYIRVYDRILRQVREPVVIHWLGEMFDPALEGYWGNPDHIKAMSTCLQVIEANAAKVDGIKVSLLSKEKEVAMRRQLPKGVRMYTGDDFNYAELIAGDEQGHSDALLGIFDAIAPAASAAMEALGRKDNHEFFDLLDPTVPLSRHIFKAPTRFYKTGVVFLAYLNGLQDHFTMIGGQQSTRSLTHLAELFRLADKARVLADPDMAVSRMKQVLAVHGVH from the coding sequence ATGCAAACGATCAATCTCCCCCTCGACGGAAGGATCGCCCCCTATACGCTGGCTGGGACGCCGATCGAGATCAAGAAGCGCGCCGCGAAGGATTTTCCGCGCGTAGTCTTTGCCGCTGCCCATGTCGTTGCCGATCCGTTGGCTGACAACGACCCATGGCTGACGCCTGCCATCGATTGGGAACGGACGCTCGCTTTCCGCCACCGCCTTTGGGACCTCGGCCTCGGCGTTGCAGAAGCGATGGACACGGCACAGCGCGGCATGGGACTTGGCTGGCCAGAGGCCCGCGAGCTCATCCGCCGCGCACTTGCGGAGGCACGCACTCGCAAGGATGCGTTGATCGCCTGCGGCGCCGGTACCGATCATCTGGCTCCTGGTCCCGACGTGACGATCGACACGATCATCAAGGCCTACGAAGAACAGATCGAAGCCGTCGAGGCAGAGGGCGGGCGCATCATCCTGATGGCAAGCCGCGCACTTGCGGCCGCTGCGAAAGGGCCTGATGATTACATTCGCGTCTATGACCGTATCCTGCGACAAGTAAGAGAGCCGGTCGTCATCCATTGGCTGGGGGAGATGTTCGACCCGGCACTCGAAGGCTATTGGGGCAATCCGGATCACATTAAGGCCATGTCCACCTGCCTGCAGGTGATCGAAGCCAATGCCGCAAAGGTCGACGGCATCAAGGTGTCGCTGCTGTCGAAAGAAAAGGAAGTGGCGATGCGCCGGCAACTGCCGAAAGGCGTGCGCATGTATACCGGCGACGACTTCAACTATGCCGAATTGATAGCCGGCGACGAACAGGGGCATTCCGATGCACTACTCGGCATCTTCGATGCCATTGCTCCGGCGGCCTCCGCCGCGATGGAAGCCCTCGGCCGCAAGGACAATCACGAGTTCTTCGACTTGCTCGATCCAACCGTTCCGCTTTCACGCCACATCTTCAAGGCGCCGACGCGCTTCTACAAGACCGGCGTCGTCTTCCTGGCTTATCTCAATGGCCTGCAGGACCATTTCACGATGATCGGCGGCCAGCAGAGCACGCGTTCGCTGACGCATCTCGCCGAGCTTTTCCGGCTGGCGGACAAGGCGCGGGTTCTTGCCGATCCCGATATGGCGGTCAGCCGCATGAAGCAGGTGCTCGCCGTTCATGGCGTTCACTGA
- a CDS encoding Gfo/Idh/MocA family protein, protein MARLGIILHGVTGRMGYNQHLVRSILAIRDQGGLLLKSGERLEIDPIIVGRNRDKMEELAKKHSIKRWSTDLDAALANPDDQIFFDAGTTLMRAELLSKALDAGKHVYCEKPISDDLQIAVDLARKARASGLKHGVVQDKLFLPGLRKLALLRESGFFGKILSVRGEFGYWVFEGDWGVPAQRPSWNYRKGDGGGIILDMLCHWRYVLDNLFGEVKAVSCLGATHIGSRIDEQGKTYDCDTDDAAYATFELDGGVIAQINSSWAVRVRRDDLVTFQVDGTHGSAVAGLTKCWTQHRVNTPKPVWNPDQPQTIDFYKTWDEVPDTQVFDNGFKVQWEMFLRHVAEDAPWPYGLEAGAKGVQLAELGLKSWAERRWLDVPALEF, encoded by the coding sequence ATGGCTCGTCTGGGGATCATTTTGCACGGCGTCACAGGCCGCATGGGATACAATCAGCACTTGGTGCGATCGATCCTCGCCATTCGCGATCAGGGCGGCTTGCTCCTGAAATCCGGCGAACGGCTGGAGATCGATCCGATCATCGTCGGACGCAACCGCGACAAGATGGAAGAGCTGGCGAAAAAGCACAGCATCAAGCGCTGGTCGACCGATCTCGATGCCGCACTCGCCAATCCGGACGACCAGATCTTTTTCGATGCCGGAACGACGCTGATGCGCGCTGAGTTGCTTTCCAAGGCACTCGATGCCGGCAAGCACGTCTACTGCGAAAAGCCTATCTCCGACGACCTGCAGATAGCCGTCGATCTAGCAAGAAAAGCACGAGCCTCCGGCCTCAAGCACGGCGTCGTGCAGGATAAGCTCTTCCTGCCGGGGCTTCGCAAATTGGCCTTGCTGCGCGAGTCCGGTTTCTTCGGCAAGATTCTCTCGGTGCGCGGCGAGTTCGGCTACTGGGTTTTCGAGGGCGATTGGGGCGTTCCGGCGCAGCGACCGTCCTGGAACTACCGCAAGGGCGACGGCGGCGGCATCATCCTCGACATGCTGTGCCACTGGCGCTATGTGCTCGACAACCTCTTCGGCGAAGTCAAAGCTGTCTCCTGCCTCGGCGCCACGCACATCGGCAGCCGCATCGACGAGCAGGGCAAGACTTACGACTGCGATACGGATGATGCGGCCTATGCAACCTTCGAGCTCGACGGCGGTGTGATCGCGCAGATCAACTCGTCCTGGGCCGTGCGCGTGCGTCGCGACGACCTCGTCACATTTCAGGTCGATGGCACACATGGTTCCGCTGTCGCCGGCCTTACGAAATGCTGGACTCAGCATCGCGTCAATACGCCGAAGCCAGTGTGGAATCCGGACCAGCCCCAGACGATCGACTTCTACAAGACCTGGGACGAGGTGCCGGATACGCAGGTATTCGACAACGGCTTCAAGGTGCAGTGGGAGATGTTCCTGCGCCATGTCGCCGAAGACGCGCCATGGCCCTACGGCCTGGAAGCCGGCGCCAAAGGCGTCCAACTTGCGGAACTGGGCCTGAAATCCTGGGCCGAACGGCGCTGGCTCGACGTTCCGGCATTGGAGTTCTGA
- a CDS encoding TetR/AcrR family transcriptional regulator, which yields MDTRGKSTEKKRIARASGERVLQRDPERTKAAILEAATREFAENGMGGARVDAIAERAGTNKRMLYHYFGDKEQLYLRVLEEAYVGIRTAERALHIGDRSPEEGIGELALFTWHYFLKHPEFLSLLGTENLHRARWLRQSVRLKELHSHLIGELAQVLERGKKAGVFIETADPLHVYLTIASLGYFYLSNQYTLSTIFGRELLEPSSLNSWEQHIVHVTLASIKR from the coding sequence ATGGATACTCGCGGCAAAAGCACGGAGAAGAAAAGAATCGCACGCGCTTCCGGCGAACGCGTATTGCAGCGCGACCCCGAAAGGACCAAGGCCGCGATCCTGGAAGCCGCTACCCGCGAGTTTGCAGAAAACGGCATGGGCGGGGCACGCGTCGATGCAATTGCCGAGCGAGCGGGCACCAACAAGCGCATGCTCTATCACTATTTCGGCGACAAGGAGCAGCTCTACCTGCGGGTGCTGGAGGAGGCCTATGTCGGCATCCGTACAGCGGAGCGTGCCCTGCATATCGGCGACCGCAGCCCGGAGGAAGGAATCGGCGAACTCGCTCTCTTCACCTGGCACTATTTCCTCAAGCATCCGGAGTTTCTCAGCCTTCTCGGCACGGAAAACCTGCACCGCGCCCGCTGGCTCCGCCAGTCCGTCCGGCTCAAGGAACTGCATTCGCATCTGATCGGCGAGCTGGCGCAGGTTCTCGAGCGCGGCAAGAAAGCGGGCGTCTTCATCGAGACCGCCGACCCCCTTCACGTCTACCTGACGATCGCGTCGCTCGGCTATTTCTACCTTTCAAACCAGTACACACTTTCGACGATCTTCGGCCGCGAGCTGCTCGAGCCCTCAAGTCTCAACAGTTGGGAACAGCATATCGTCCACGTGACACTCGCCTCCATCAAGCGCTGA
- a CDS encoding DUF2264 domain-containing protein gives MTYDPASANPLAGNPLETRQDMSRALLDLFDPLLPYFSKGNARVRLDGAGAHFDRAAADLEGFARPLWGLAALGAGNGRFEHWDRFAEGLANGTDPEHPEYWGTVNGRDQRMVELAALGFALALVPEKIWEPLDARARNNVIAYFKHARQFDYADNNWKFFRIFVDIALNRLGADFDRSLTKQYLEELEGFYIGDGWYRDGNVRRVDHYIPFAMHFYGLIYSKLVDDDYAKRYRERAVLFAKDFKNWFAADGATVPFGRSLTYRFACAGFWSALAFADLEALPWGEVKHLCLQHLRWWGDRPITNRDGVLSIGFGYPNLLMSESYNSAGSPYWAFKAFLPLAIPGDHPFWTAKEKMPEAVAVSPQRHPGMVVMRTGGDVVALSSGQENLQMRFGTEKYAKFAYSARYGFSVEADERNFAGGAFDSALAFSDDGLHYRVRETNTEAKIAGNVLYSKWSPFKDVSVQTWLVPAAPWHIRVHRINTPRVLQTAEGGFAIAKRDFDLDMLSAEAGAAHVIGEADFSGIADLGSSVKRTGLAQKALPNTNLIVAKTLVPQLRGEIPAGETVLVTAVLAIDDPKAVSGIWTKPPSVPDIDALEEQVRKYGVTVSAIATPGQMP, from the coding sequence ATGACTTATGATCCGGCCAGCGCCAATCCGCTTGCAGGCAATCCGCTTGAAACGCGTCAGGATATGAGCCGCGCGCTTCTCGATCTCTTCGATCCGCTGCTGCCCTATTTTTCGAAGGGCAATGCCCGCGTGCGGCTAGATGGCGCCGGCGCGCATTTCGATCGCGCCGCCGCCGACTTGGAAGGCTTCGCCCGGCCTCTGTGGGGTCTTGCTGCTTTGGGTGCGGGAAACGGCCGCTTCGAGCATTGGGATCGCTTCGCTGAGGGCCTCGCCAACGGCACCGATCCGGAGCATCCGGAATATTGGGGCACGGTCAACGGCCGCGACCAGCGCATGGTGGAGCTTGCCGCGCTCGGTTTCGCGCTGGCGCTTGTCCCGGAAAAGATCTGGGAGCCGCTCGATGCGCGTGCCCGAAACAACGTCATCGCCTATTTCAAGCATGCGCGCCAGTTCGATTATGCCGACAACAACTGGAAGTTCTTCCGCATCTTCGTCGATATCGCGCTTAACCGATTGGGCGCGGACTTCGACCGCAGCCTCACCAAACAGTACCTGGAAGAGCTGGAAGGCTTCTATATTGGCGACGGCTGGTATCGCGACGGCAATGTCCGCCGTGTCGATCACTACATTCCCTTCGCGATGCACTTTTACGGCCTGATCTATTCGAAACTTGTCGATGATGACTATGCCAAGCGCTATCGCGAACGGGCAGTGCTCTTTGCAAAGGATTTCAAGAACTGGTTTGCGGCCGACGGGGCGACAGTACCGTTTGGCCGCAGCCTGACATACCGCTTCGCCTGTGCCGGTTTCTGGTCGGCGCTTGCTTTCGCCGATCTCGAAGCCCTGCCTTGGGGCGAGGTCAAGCATCTCTGCCTTCAGCATCTGCGCTGGTGGGGGGACAGGCCGATAACGAACCGCGACGGCGTCCTGTCGATCGGTTTCGGCTATCCCAATCTGCTGATGTCGGAAAGCTATAATTCCGCAGGCTCGCCCTATTGGGCTTTCAAGGCCTTTCTGCCGCTCGCAATTCCTGGGGATCATCCGTTCTGGACGGCAAAGGAGAAGATGCCGGAAGCGGTCGCGGTCTCTCCGCAGCGCCACCCGGGCATGGTCGTGATGCGGACAGGCGGCGATGTTGTGGCGCTTTCCTCTGGCCAGGAAAATCTCCAGATGCGATTTGGGACGGAAAAATACGCAAAATTCGCCTATTCAGCGCGATACGGTTTCAGCGTTGAAGCCGACGAGCGCAATTTTGCCGGCGGTGCCTTTGATTCGGCGCTGGCCTTTAGTGACGACGGGTTGCACTACCGTGTTCGCGAGACGAATACGGAAGCCAAGATTGCCGGCAATGTACTTTACTCGAAGTGGTCGCCGTTCAAAGATGTCTCCGTCCAGACATGGCTCGTGCCTGCCGCGCCCTGGCATATCCGCGTTCACAGGATCAATACGCCACGTGTATTGCAGACGGCCGAAGGCGGCTTCGCGATTGCCAAGCGGGATTTCGACCTCGATATGCTTTCGGCGGAAGCAGGTGCCGCGCATGTTATCGGCGAAGCTGATTTTTCCGGCATCGCCGATCTCGGCTCATCCGTGAAGCGCACCGGCCTTGCGCAGAAGGCTCTGCCGAATACCAACCTGATTGTTGCAAAGACATTGGTGCCGCAGTTGCGTGGCGAAATCCCGGCAGGCGAAACGGTACTGGTTACGGCAGTGCTTGCAATCGATGATCCGAAAGCCGTTTCCGGGATCTGGACGAAACCGCCGAGCGTGCCGGATATCGACGCCTTGGAGGAACAGGTAAGGAAATACGGTGTCACCGTCAGCGCCATTGCAACACCAGGGCAGATGCCATGA